The Anas platyrhynchos isolate ZD024472 breed Pekin duck chromosome Z, IASCAAS_PekinDuck_T2T, whole genome shotgun sequence genome includes a window with the following:
- the TJP2 gene encoding tight junction protein 2 isoform X3, whose protein sequence is MKTAQALQRMWSHAVKKLRILRGHAPGMEELIWEQYTVTLQKDSKRGFGIAVSGGRDNPHFENGETSIVISDVLPGGPADGLLQENDRVVIVNGTPMENVPHSFAVQQLRKSGKVATIVVKRPRKVQAAALRRSPSLDYEDRALDVMDDHADFDGKSARSGYSERSWRSGNGGRSQSWGNSLDQSYRDDEDRGRNKSRDRSREYSRDRSRGRSVDRSLDRDYGRDRSRGRSIDRDGGYERDYRGDYSPPSYSHGSQPDPRYVREVRSRSRDRLRSRSPSPEMHHQHEYLGPQDQNGPISVLLTKGKHNEEYGLRLGSQIFIKEMTSTGLATKDGNLHEGDIILKINGTVTENMSLSDARKLIEKSRGKLQLVVLRDRKQTLLNIPSLNDSDSEMDDISEIESNRSFSPQDDRLHHSDVDSHSSNEKLKEKPNAKDDSSSRMSRMGAMPTPFKSTGDIASAAVTVVDTNKEPKYQDDTAVSQPKPVARTILKPSPEDEAIYGPNTKMVRFKKGDSVGLRLAGGNDVGIFIAGIQEGTSADQEGLQEGDQILKVNTQDFRGIVREDAVLYLLEIPKGETVTILAQSKYEVYRDIMACGRGDSFFIRSHFECDKESPQSLAFTRGEIFRVVDTLYDGKLGNWLAVRIGNELEKGLIPNKSRAEQMASVQNAQKDGSSDRADFWRTRGQRSGGKKNLRKSREDLTAIVSVSTKFPAYERVQLREAGFKRPVVIFGPIADVAMEKLSNDLPHLYQTAKTEPRDAGSEKSTGVVRLNTVRQIIEQDKHALLDVTPKAVDLLNYTQWFPIVVFFNPDSKQGVKIMRQRLCSTSNKSSRKLYEQANKLKKNCSHLFTATINLNSANDSWYGSLKDTIQQQQGEAVWVSEGKMDGMEDDADDRMSYLTAMGADYLSCDSRLISDLEDTDGEGGAYTDNELDETMDEPRISSVSRSSEPAHHEENIRKLSSEPRAQLRKAGSREILREPSPPPAFKPEPPKGKLQNKEDQYDIPKNSDSKTSSINASSETSTASVKAAPPVSAKPAFGRPILRNTQQAVPAAEEEEEKLEEEGSEQENTPKSVQRKVKIFEEMNQKAKIQRMQELQEAQNARLEIAQKHPDIYAVPVKTQKSEQNWPQPMSCRPPEPQKPPTRPYLENRGSCGSDAEEEEEYRRQLSDHSKKGYYAQPSRYRDTEL, encoded by the exons ATGAAGACGGCTCAAGCTCTGCAGAGAATGTGGTCACATGCAGTCAAAAAGTTGAGGATTTTAAGGGGGCAC GCCCCAGGCATGGAAGAGCTGATATGGGAACAGTACACTGTGACCTTACAAAAG gatTCAAAACGAGGATTTGGGATTGCAGTTTCTGGTGGCAGAGATAACCCACATTTTGAAAATGGTGAAACTTCAATAGTCATTTCAGATGTTCTCCCAGGTGGCCCAGCAGATGGATTACTTCA AGAAAATGACCGGGTGGTCATAGTTAATGGGACTCCAATGGAAAATGTTCCACATTCTTTTGCAGTCCAACAGCTTAGGAAAAGTGGAAAAGTGGCCACCATT GTAGTGAAAAGACCACGGAAAGTGCAGGCAGCTGCTTTGAGGAGAAGCCCCTCCCTTGACTATGAGGACAGAGCTTTAGATGTAATGGATGACCATGCAGATTTCGATGGCAAAAGTGCTCGAAGTGGCTACAGTGAAAGAAGCTGGCGTAGTGGCAATGGAGGGCGCAGCCAAAGCTGGGGAAACAGCCTGGATCAGAGCTATAGAGATGATGAGGACAGAGGGCGCAACAAAAGCAGAGACCGTAGCAGGGAATACAGCCGTGATCGCAGTCGTGGTAGGAGTGTTGACAGGAGCTTGGATCGAGACTATGGAAGAGATcggagcaggggaaggagcatCGACAGAGATGGTGGCTATGAACGGGACTACAGAGGAGACTACAGCCCACCCAGTTACAGCCATGGATCGCAGCCTGATCCTAGATACGTGAGGGAGGTGAGGAGCCGAAGTAGAGACAGGCTTCGTTCCCGTAGTCCTTCGCCTGAAATGCACCATCAACATGAGTACCTAGGACCGCAGGATCAGAATGGACCCATCAGTGTTCTCTTAACAAAAGGCAAACACAATGAGG AATATGGTCTTCGGCTTGGAAGTCAGATCTTCATAAAAGAAATGACCAGTACTGGCCTAGCCACAAAAGATGGCAACCTTCACGAAGGGGATATCATTCTTAAG ATCAATGGGACAGTGACAGAGAATATGTCTTTATCTGATGCCCGAAAATTGATTGAGAAGTCACGGGGAAAGCTACAGCTGGTTGTCCTCAGGGACAGAAAGCAAACACTGCTCAACATTCCTTCACTGAACGACAGCGACTCAGAAATGGATG ATATTTCAGAAATAGAGTCAAACAGATCATTCTCCCCTCAAGATGACAGATTACATCATTCTGATGTTGATTCACATTCATCCAATGAAAAACTAAAAGAGAAACCAAA tgCAAAAGATGATTCATCTAGTAGGATGTCCAGGATGGGTGCCATGCCTACACCATTTAAATCGACTGGTGAcattgcttctgctgctgtcacAGTTGTAGACACAAACAAAGAACCAAAGTATCAAGATGATACAGCAG TGTCTCAACCCAAACCAGTTGCAAGAACAATTCTTAAACCCAGCCCTGAAGATGAAGCAATATATGG TCCTAATACAAAAATGGTGAGATTCAAGAAAGGGGACAGTGTGGGTCTACGACTGGCTGGTGGAAATGATGTTGGGATATTTATTGCTGGAATTCAAGAAGGGACCTCAGCCGATCAGGAAGGACTGCAGGAAGGAGATCAGATTCTTAAG GTAAACACTCAAGACTTCAGAGGCATTGTTCGGGAAGATGCTGTTTTATACCTCTTAGAAATTCCCAAAGGTGAAACAGTGACAATTCTGGCTCAAAGCAAATATGAAG TCTACAGAGACATCATGGCTTGTGGCAGAGGAGACTCGTTCTTCATCAGAAGCCACTTTGAGTGTGATAAAGAGTCACCACAGAGCTTAGCCTTCACCAGAGGGGAGATCTTTAGAGTAGTTGATACACTGTATGATGGCAAACTGGGAAACTGGCTAGCTGTGAGAATTGGAAATGAACTTGAAAAGGGCCTCATTCCAAATAAGAGCAG AGCTGAGCAGATGGCCAGTGTTCAAAATGCTCAGAAAGATGGCTCAAGTGACAGGGCAGACTTCTGGAGAACACGTGGCCAGCGatctggagggaaaaagaaTCTGAGGAAAAGTCGTGAAGATCTGACAGCTATTGTATCCGTGAGCACAAAATTCCCAGCTTATGAGAGAGTTCAGTTGCGTGAGG ctggtTTTAAGAGACCTGTTGTGATATTTGGACCTATTGCAGATGTTGCTATGGAGAAGTTGTCAAATGATTTGCCTCACCTATACCAGACAGCAA AGACGGAGCCCAGAGATGCAGGTTCAGAGAAGTCAACTGGGGTAGTGCGATTGAACACTGTGAGGCAAATCATTGAACAG GATAAACATGCTCTCTTGGATGTGACTCCTAAAGCAGTGGATCTCCTAAATTATACCCAGTGGTTTCCAATTGTAGTCTTCTTTAACCCAGACAGTAAGCAGGGTGTGAAAATCATGAGACAAAGGTTATGCTCCACATCTAACAAGAGCTCAAGGAAGCTTTATGAGCAAGCAaacaagctgaagaaaaattGTTCCCACCTCTTCACAG CCACCATCAATTTGAATTCAGCCAATGACAGCTGGTACGGTAGTCTGAAAGACACAATTCAGCAACAGCAAGGTGAAGCAGTATGGGTATCAGAAGGAAAG ATGGATGGCATGGAAGATGATGCAGATGATCGCATGTCTTACCTTACTGCCATGGGTGCTGACTATTTGAGTTGTGATAGTCGGTTGATCAGTGACTTAGAAGATACAGATGGTGAAGGAGGTGCATACACCGACAATGAACTTGATGAAACCATGGATGAACCAAGGATTTCATCTGTTAGCCGGTCCTCTGAACCTGCGCATCACGAGGAG AACATAAGGAAACTTAGCTCAGAACCAAGAGCTCAGCTGAGGAAAGCTGGTAGCAGAGAGATCCTTAGAGAACCTAGTCCACCTCCAGCGTTCAAGCCAGAACCACCTAAG GGGAAGTTACAAAACAAAGAGGATCAATATGACATCCCCAAAAACTCTGACTCCAAAACAAGTAGCATCAATGCCAGCAGTGAGACTTCAACTGCATCAGTTAAAGCAGCACCACCAGTTTCTGCGAAACCTGCTTTTGGACGGCCTATCCTAAGAAACACTCAGCAAGcagtcccagctgcagaggaagaggaggaaaagttggaagaggaaggaagtgAACAAGAAAATACTCCAAAGTCTGTACAGAGGAAAGTCAAAATATTTGAGGAGATGAATCAGAAGGCAAAGATTCAAAGAATGCAAGAGTTACAAGAGGCCCAGAATGCCAGG cttgaaATAGCCCAGAAGCACCCGGATATTTATGCTGTCCCTGTCAAAACACAGAAGTCAGAACAGAATTGGCCCCAACCCATGAG